The Brassica napus cultivar Da-Ae chromosome C1, Da-Ae, whole genome shotgun sequence DNA segment TTTTGTTTAGCTTCCTCTTTTACACCTAAAGTTTAAATTAGTCAAATGTGGAAAGACTAGATTGAATTCTCTGTGATAGATCAAGATTCAAGGGTGTACCAGAGTAATCATAGGAGCCTTAAGAATTTGAGATCGGTGACTAGTTCTTTCTAATTGATTCTAGGCATCTATTTGTGCTGTGTTGTCATGTGCTTATGCAAATCCGTGGGATTTTGATGtggtaatttttatttttgactattgCTTTGTGGTTTACTTGAATTCTCTATGTGTTTTTCTCTGTTTCGCCAGGTAAAAATGTTATGCAAGTATGTTGCATGCCGGATCCAGACTTTAATAACACAGAGATTATTGATAACGAGTTCCTTCCCCGACAAAATGGAGATCTCACTATCATGTACGATGTGATCAGATCATATGCATCGAATTACATGGCACAAGTCACAATGGAGAACCATAACCCGCTTGGCAGGCTGGATAACTGGAAACTGAGCTTTGACTGGATGCGGGACGAGTTTATCGACACCATGACAGGAGCTTACCCGAGTCTTGTTGACTCATCTGACTGTATTGATGGCCCACAGGCCAAGTACTATCAAGCTCTTGACTTTTCCAACGTGTTAAGCTGTGCAAGACGGCCAACCATCATAGACCTCCCTCTTACGAAGTATAATGATTCTGTCTTCGGGTTTAAACCATACTGCTGCAGAAATGGGACTATTCTGCCAAAGTCCATGGATCCTAGCAAGTCCATCTCAGCTTTCCAGATGCAGGTGTACAAAATGCCTCCGGATCTTAACATCTCTGCTCTTTCACCTCCCCAGAACTGGCGGATCACCGGTTCACTCAACCCGGATTACAAGTGTGGCCCTCCTGTTCGTGTCAGCCCGAGCCAGTTCGTCGATCCTAGTGGATTACCATCAAACAAGACAGCTTTTGCGAGCTGGCAAGTGGTCTGCAACATCACTCAACAGAAAGACACGAGTCCTAGGTGCTGTGTATCGTTCTCTGCCTACTTCAACGACTCAATCATCCCGTGCAAGACTTGTGCTTGTGGTTGTTCCAGCAACAGAGCTTCTCGCACTTGTAGCACAACATCCCCAGCGCTTATCCTACCACAGCAGGCTCTTCTGGTCCCATTTGATAACCGAACTGAACTAACTCTAGCTTGGTCTTATCTAAAACACCGTCCTGTCCCAAACCCAATGCCTTGTGGGGATAACTGTGGAGTGAGCATCAACTGGCACTTGGCTACGGACTACAGAGGAGGATGGACAGCCCGGGTCACAGTCTTTAACTGGGGAGAAACAACCTTTCCAGATTGGTTCACCGCTATTCAGATGAAAAAAGCAGCCCCAGGTTTCGAGAAAGCCTACTCGTTCAACGCAACTGCACTTGATATCAACGGGGAGAACAACACTATATTCATGGAAGGTCTTCCTGGCTTGAACTATCTGGTAGCGGAGAGAGACGGAGACAATCCGTTAAAGAACCCTCGTGTTCCCGGGAAACAACAGTCTGTTATTTCCTTCACCAAGA contains these protein-coding regions:
- the LOC106376221 gene encoding COBRA-like protein 7 gives rise to the protein MDSAPNFILLPLLLLSLLLASIPLTASQSAADTNSSSPSDSDLCNGVFVSYTYTKGSKIPPNDSSNQPYRFESVVTVLNNGRDELKSWRVFVKFSHREILVSASNAVLSDGSSLPLSVENGTVFAGYPSSDLKSAIQTAGDVTQMQASVELVGTQFGVAPPNVPLPKNISLVTDGWKCPKATQKGKNVMQVCCMPDPDFNNTEIIDNEFLPRQNGDLTIMYDVIRSYASNYMAQVTMENHNPLGRLDNWKLSFDWMRDEFIDTMTGAYPSLVDSSDCIDGPQAKYYQALDFSNVLSCARRPTIIDLPLTKYNDSVFGFKPYCCRNGTILPKSMDPSKSISAFQMQVYKMPPDLNISALSPPQNWRITGSLNPDYKCGPPVRVSPSQFVDPSGLPSNKTAFASWQVVCNITQQKDTSPRCCVSFSAYFNDSIIPCKTCACGCSSNRASRTCSTTSPALILPQQALLVPFDNRTELTLAWSYLKHRPVPNPMPCGDNCGVSINWHLATDYRGGWTARVTVFNWGETTFPDWFTAIQMKKAAPGFEKAYSFNATALDINGENNTIFMEGLPGLNYLVAERDGDNPLKNPRVPGKQQSVISFTKKLTPGINVPGGDGFPSKVFFNGEECSLPSIFPTSNGNKRRHISAILLALPVLALLILRV